GGTGTCACGGGTACTAATGGTAAGTCCTCTATTACTCATTTTATTTCTCAAAGTTTGCGTGAATGTGGTCGGCGATGTGGAATCATCGGAACACTCGGTTATGGTTTTTTGCCTGAATTAATCTCTAGTACTCACACTACCCCTGATGCGGTGAATGTGCAACGAATTTTAGCTGAATTAAAAAAACAAGGTGCAGATTCTATTGCCATGGAGGTTTCATCACATGGCCTGCATCAAGAGCGCGTGAGTGGAGTTTCATTTGAAACGGCAGTCTTTACGAATTTAACGCGCGATCATTTAGATTATCACGGTACTATGGAACATTATAAAGCTCAAAAAAGGCGTTTATTCAGTATGCCTAATTTGAAAAATGCAATTATTAATTGTGATGATCCCTTTGGAAAAGAAATTGTTCAAAGCTTGAGTGGGCAATTAAATGTTGTGGGATACGGATTGCAAAATCATACTGATGTTGATTGCTCGATGATTATCGCGAGCAATATTCGTCAAAATTATAAAGGTTTCCGTGCAAAAATTGAGTCACCTTGGGGTGGTGGTGAATTACGCAGTCAATTGTTGGGTCAATTTAATATCAGTAATGTCTTAGCAGTGTTAGGTGTATTAATTGTGATGGGTATTTCATTAGAGGAAGCTTTAGAAGGAATAAACCAAGTGCAAACCGTGACGGGTCGTATGCAAGCGTATGGTGGTGATAAACAAGCACTTGTTGTTGTGGATTATGCGCATACACCTGATGCTTTGCAGCAAGCGTTGCTGGCATTAAAACCACATGCCGAAGGAAAATTGTGGTGTGTATTTGGTTGTGGTGGCGATCGTGATCGAGGAAAGCGACCTCTAATGGGTCAAGTTGCAGAGCGTTATAGTGATCAACTTATTTTAACAAATGACAATCCTCGCTCGGAATCTCCGCAAACGATTATTGATGAAATTAAATCAGGATTATTATGTCCTTGGGCAGTAGAAGTAGAGCTTGATCGCGGAGCTGCAATCGCTCATGCGATTGATTGTGCTGAGCCAGGAGATGTGGTATTAATCGCTGGAAAAGGGCATGAAGCATACCAAATTATGGGTGATGAGAAATTGCCTTTTAGTGATATTGAACGGGTTCAGCATTTAACAGCTGAAAAGCGCTTACGTGATTGAGGAATTTATGACTACTGTAAAAAAATGTGCCGAAATTTTATCGGCTGAATTAATAGGTGATCACACGGTTAACTATAAAGGTGTGAGTATTGATTCACGTACAATAAAATCGGGTGAGCTATTTGTAGCGATCAAAGGTGAGAATTTTGATGGGCACAATTTTACACATGACGCAGAGATGAACGGAGCAGCGGCTATTTTAGTGAGCACGAAAGCTGATGTGAAAATACCACAAATTATTGTGTCTGATACAATTCAGGCCTTTGGTGAATTAGCACGTTGGCATCGTGAACAATTTCATATTCCAGTAATTGCTGTGACAGGTAGTTGTGGGAAAACAACGACAAAAGCAATGTTGGCCAGTATTTTTTCTGGTTTAGGTAAAACATTAAGCCCTGTCAGCAGTTTTAATAATAATATCGGATTACCGTTAACGATATTACAGTTAGATGAGTCTTATAAAACAGTGGTTCTTGAGTTGGGTGCTAATCACCCTGGAGAAATAGCGGGGCTTGTAAAAATTGCTCAGCCGGATGTGGCGGCAGTCACAATAATTGCGCCTGTGCATTTAGAAGGATTTGGTACGATAGAAAATATTGCGGCGGCAAAAGGAGAAATTTTTTCAGATTCGAATAAAAACAGTATTGCTGTTGTGAATCATGATGATCCGCTCTCTAAATTATGGCAGCAACAATTGGCGGGTAAACGAGTGATTCGCTTTGGGCAGCAAATGAATGCGGAAGTGAGTGCAAAAGATGTTATTTTGAATGCACAAGGTTGTCCGGAATTTACGTTAGTCACAACAGCAGGTGAAATTCGAATTGAATTGCCAGTGATCGGTGAGCATAATATTAATAATGCGCTGACTGCTTGTGCGTGTGCTATTGCGTGTGACGTGAAGCTCGAAGATATTAAGAAAGGTTTGGAGCATATGTCCCCTGTGTCAAAACGAATGATTCGTCATGAATTATCTAATGGGGCTGTTTTAATTGATGATACATATAATGCAAATCCACTGGCATTTAAAGCTGCATTAAAAGTACTGCAGCAAACTGGAATGCCAACGGCTTTAGTCATGGGTGATATGGGGGAGTTGGGACCAGAATCAGAAAAAATACACCGTGATGTTGGAACGTGGGTTCAAGAAGCGGGTATTAATCAATTTTTCACTTACGGAAAATTATCAGCGTATGCTTCTGCCGCATATGGGTCTTCAGCCCAACATTTTACGGATATTCAAGAACTGGTGACGGTGTTGAAGCCTATATTGAATGAGAAGAAGGTGATGCTAGTGAAAGGTTCGCGTTCTATGCGAATGGAAAATGTTGTAGCCGCTCTTTTGAATCAGCAAGGATAATTTCATGTTATATTTTTTAGCCCAATTTTTGGAAAAATATTATCATCCTTTTCAAGTGTTCCACTATTTAACATTGCGTTCAATTTTAAGTAGTTTAACCGCACTGATTATTTCTTTGGTCGTTGGTCCCGTGATGATCCGAAAATTAACCTATTATCAAGTAGGCCAATCTGTTCGTGATGATGGTCCTCAAACGCATTTAAAAAAAGCAGGAACACCTACCATGGGTGGCGCTTTAATTTTAGTTGCCATAGCGATCAGCATTTTACTGTGGGGTGATTTAACGAACGCGTACGTTTGGTTGGTGACGCTAGTGACTTTGGGTTTTGGTGTGATCGGTTGGATAGATGATTACCAAAAGCTAATTTATAAAAATAGTAAAGGGCTTTCTGCGAGAAAACGATTGTTTTGGGAATCTTTAATTACTTTATCGGCAGTGATATTTTTATATGTTACTGCTACAGTGCCTGTAGAAACTTCTCTTGTTATTCCCTTTTTAAAAAATGTCATGTTGCCACTGGGTTTTTTGTACATTATTTTTTCGTATTGCGTTGTTGTGGGTTGTAGTAATGCTGTTAATTTGACGGATGGTCTTGATGGTTTAGCTATTTTACCAACTGTGATGGTCGCAGGTGCATTGGGCGTATTTGCGTATCTTTCTGGTCACGCGCAATTTGCTCCTTATTTGACGATTCCTTATCTTTCCGGTGTGGGTGAGGTTGCCGTATTTTGTTCGGCGATTGTTGGTGCTGGTTTAGGTTTTTTATGGTTCAACACGTATCCTGCGCAAGTTTTTATGGGCGATGTGGGTGCTTTAGGTTTAGGTGCGGCATTGGGGATCGTGGCCGTTGTTGTCAGACAAGAATTAGTGTTGATGATCATGGGCGGTGTTTTTGTGATGGAAACCGTTTCAGTGATTCTACAGGTGGCTTCGTTTAAGCTCACGGGTAAACGAATTTTTAGGATGGCACCGCTTCATCATCATTTTGAGTTGATTGGATGGCCTGAACCTCGTGTGATTGTTCGATTTTGGATTATTAGTTTTGTGTTAGTGTTATTAGGATTAGCTTCGCTCAAGATTAGGTAACATCCTAGATTCGCAGTTCGGATCTAGGGTTATTTCGGGTAATGATATATCGTTCTCAGTTCATGTTTTGTGACTCTGCCTAAACAAAGAGAACGTCCAGGATTAATGATCAGATTTTTTGAAAGGGCTTCGCGTCCGAGCAGCATGCGAAATCGTAAAGGGTCTCGGTCGGATAATGTCAGTTGAATTTCTTGAGTAATATCACCCAAAACTAATTTCGTTAAAATAACACAGCGTAATTCTTTGTGTCCGCTCGAACTCATGATGTAACGTTCATCAACAATAGGGGCGTGACATTGTATAACAATTTTCGTATTTCCTTGAACAGGGTGAATAGAAAAATGGACGCGATTTTGATTTTCATAATGAGAGGTTTTTATGTCGAAGGCATGTAAAGCGGATGTTCTTGCGCCAGTATCAATTTTCGCTTTAATTGCAGGGATGCCGAGGTCAGGTAGCGAACACCATTCGTGCCATCCAATCAGAAGTGTACTTGTTTTTGATTTTTCAGATCCCTCTAACATATAACATCCCTAGAGTGGTTGACCATGTGCCATTTCGCTCGCATCCAAATTCGGATCGAGAGAGATTTGTCTGTTTATAATTTCATCATCAATGTGTTTAAGTTTTTCGAATGTGGCAATATGAAATAATGCTGCACCATCGTGTACGGTTGGAATATTGCTTTTTCCAATTATCATTCCTGCGTGAGGTGCAATCACATGATACTCTTCATCGCCAACGGGATTAGAAATTGTTGCCAAGAGTTCACCTTCTTTTACGATATCTCCAAGTGTTTTAAAGGGGCGAGTGATTCCACTGTGTGGTGATCGAACCCAATAGCTGGCTTGAGCAACGAGCGAATGGTTTTTTGGTTTTTTTTCAGCTGAACGAATCATTTTTAATTCTTGCATTACATTCAATACGCCTTTAATTCCAATTTTAATAGCCGTATCATTAAATCGAAGTGCTTCGCCAGCTTCGTAAACAATGATGGGAATGTTTTTCTCTTCTGCTGCAAATCGTAATGAGCCTTGTGGGCCCTCCGAATGTAAAATAACGGGCGAGTTAAAAGCTTTCGCTATTTTTTGAGTGTTTTTATCGGTGAGATTTGCTCGAATTTGTGGGTAATTGCTTCTGTGTAAAGAACCTGTGTGTAGATCTACAATATGAGTGGCTTGAGTGATGACTTCGCTCATCACTAAATGTGCTAAACGAGCAGCCAGAGAGCCCGAAAACGACCCGGGAAAACTACGATTTAAATCGCGACGGTCCATCAGGTAACGAGTTTGATAAAGAAATCCATAAATATTGACGATAGGTACTGCTATCAGTGTGCCAACAATTGATTTTAATTGCGGTTTTTTTAACAGCAGTTTAATGACTTCAATGCCGTTAATTTCATCGCCATGAATTGCAGCGACTACGCAAAGTACAGGGCCAGGTTTTTCTCCGCGGATTACATGAATAGGCATTGTAATGGGTGTGCAATCGTATAATTTAGGCATATCGATCGTAATAATTCGTCGATCACCTAATTCGACGGGTATTTCATTAATGAAAATCGTGTCAGAAGATGATGTCATAGCTAACCTTCATAACGACTGTGTCGAGTGATTGGCTTAGAATGTTTTTCTATATATTCAATAATCTTATCTGCGATGTCGATACCTGTTGTTGTTTCAATGCCTTGCAATCCAGGTGAAGAATTAACTTCCATGACTAAAGGCCCGCGTTTGGATCGTAATAAATCCACGCCAGCCATTTTTAATCCCATTATTTTAGCCGCTTGAATCGCCGTTTCACGTTCGTGTTTTGTAATTTTGATTGTGGTAGCACTTCCACCGCGATGAATGTTGGAACGAAAATCACCAGAATCTGCTTGACGTTTCATTGCAGCAACAACTTTATCGCCTACGACAAAGCAGCGAATGTCAGATGCTTTGGCTTCATGAATAAATTCTTGAACAATAATGTTTGCGCTTAATCCCATGAATGCTTGAATAACGCTTTCTGCTGCGTTTAATGTTTCTGCTAAAACAACACCTACACCTTGAGTGCCTTCTATTAATTTAATAATGAGGGGAGCTCCGCCCACCATTTCAATTAGATCGTCAACATCACTGGGTGAATTTGCAAATCCAGTAATAGGTAGTCCGACGCCTTTGCGTGCCAATAACTGAAGCGAACGTAACTTATCACGCGATCGTGTGATCGCAATTGAGGGATTAATGCTAAAGGTTCCCATGGTTTCAAAGTGTCGCACTACGGCAGCGCCATAAAAAGTGCGTTTTGGGCTGATGCGAGGAATAATGGCATCGAAAGGTTCGAGTTCATTACCTTTGTAATGAATGCTGGGGTTACGTGAGGCGATATTCATGTAGCAGCGGGCGTAATCGATAACAGACACATTATGGCCACGTGCTTCGGCGGCTTCTAGCAGTCGTCTGGTTGAGTAGAGGTCTTCGTTCCGAGATAAAATCGCGATGTC
Above is a window of Gammaproteobacteria bacterium DNA encoding:
- a CDS encoding UDP-N-acetylmuramoyl-tripeptide--D-alanyl-D-alanine ligase gives rise to the protein MTTVKKCAEILSAELIGDHTVNYKGVSIDSRTIKSGELFVAIKGENFDGHNFTHDAEMNGAAAILVSTKADVKIPQIIVSDTIQAFGELARWHREQFHIPVIAVTGSCGKTTTKAMLASIFSGLGKTLSPVSSFNNNIGLPLTILQLDESYKTVVLELGANHPGEIAGLVKIAQPDVAAVTIIAPVHLEGFGTIENIAAAKGEIFSDSNKNSIAVVNHDDPLSKLWQQQLAGKRVIRFGQQMNAEVSAKDVILNAQGCPEFTLVTTAGEIRIELPVIGEHNINNALTACACAIACDVKLEDIKKGLEHMSPVSKRMIRHELSNGAVLIDDTYNANPLAFKAALKVLQQTGMPTALVMGDMGELGPESEKIHRDVGTWVQEAGINQFFTYGKLSAYASAAYGSSAQHFTDIQELVTVLKPILNEKKVMLVKGSRSMRMENVVAALLNQQG
- a CDS encoding succinylglutamate desuccinylase/aspartoacylase family protein — encoded protein: MTSSSDTIFINEIPVELGDRRIITIDMPKLYDCTPITMPIHVIRGEKPGPVLCVVAAIHGDEINGIEVIKLLLKKPQLKSIVGTLIAVPIVNIYGFLYQTRYLMDRRDLNRSFPGSFSGSLAARLAHLVMSEVITQATHIVDLHTGSLHRSNYPQIRANLTDKNTQKIAKAFNSPVILHSEGPQGSLRFAAEEKNIPIIVYEAGEALRFNDTAIKIGIKGVLNVMQELKMIRSAEKKPKNHSLVAQASYWVRSPHSGITRPFKTLGDIVKEGELLATISNPVGDEEYHVIAPHAGMIIGKSNIPTVHDGAALFHIATFEKLKHIDDEIINRQISLDPNLDASEMAHGQPL
- a CDS encoding UDP-N-acetylmuramoyl-L-alanyl-D-glutamate--2,6-diaminopimelate ligase — translated: MADLAYCLSGIVTPSFSAEFDRLVLDSRQVTNKDVFVALSGEEFDGHNFIQDALAKGVVAVLAEREIEKNDRVIVVPELRHYLSEIAGRFYGNPSSQMSVVGVTGTNGKSSITHFISQSLRECGRRCGIIGTLGYGFLPELISSTHTTPDAVNVQRILAELKKQGADSIAMEVSSHGLHQERVSGVSFETAVFTNLTRDHLDYHGTMEHYKAQKRRLFSMPNLKNAIINCDDPFGKEIVQSLSGQLNVVGYGLQNHTDVDCSMIIASNIRQNYKGFRAKIESPWGGGELRSQLLGQFNISNVLAVLGVLIVMGISLEEALEGINQVQTVTGRMQAYGGDKQALVVVDYAHTPDALQQALLALKPHAEGKLWCVFGCGGDRDRGKRPLMGQVAERYSDQLILTNDNPRSESPQTIIDEIKSGLLCPWAVEVELDRGAAIAHAIDCAEPGDVVLIAGKGHEAYQIMGDEKLPFSDIERVQHLTAEKRLRD
- the rimK gene encoding 30S ribosomal protein S6--L-glutamate ligase is translated as MDIAILSRNEDLYSTRRLLEAAEARGHNVSVIDYARCYMNIASRNPSIHYKGNELEPFDAIIPRISPKRTFYGAAVVRHFETMGTFSINPSIAITRSRDKLRSLQLLARKGVGLPITGFANSPSDVDDLIEMVGGAPLIIKLIEGTQGVGVVLAETLNAAESVIQAFMGLSANIIVQEFIHEAKASDIRCFVVGDKVVAAMKRQADSGDFRSNIHRGGSATTIKITKHERETAIQAAKIMGLKMAGVDLLRSKRGPLVMEVNSSPGLQGIETTTGIDIADKIIEYIEKHSKPITRHSRYEG
- the mraY gene encoding phospho-N-acetylmuramoyl-pentapeptide-transferase codes for the protein MLYFLAQFLEKYYHPFQVFHYLTLRSILSSLTALIISLVVGPVMIRKLTYYQVGQSVRDDGPQTHLKKAGTPTMGGALILVAIAISILLWGDLTNAYVWLVTLVTLGFGVIGWIDDYQKLIYKNSKGLSARKRLFWESLITLSAVIFLYVTATVPVETSLVIPFLKNVMLPLGFLYIIFSYCVVVGCSNAVNLTDGLDGLAILPTVMVAGALGVFAYLSGHAQFAPYLTIPYLSGVGEVAVFCSAIVGAGLGFLWFNTYPAQVFMGDVGALGLGAALGIVAVVVRQELVLMIMGGVFVMETVSVILQVASFKLTGKRIFRMAPLHHHFELIGWPEPRVIVRFWIISFVLVLLGLASLKIR
- a CDS encoding RimK/LysX family protein is translated as MLEGSEKSKTSTLLIGWHEWCSLPDLGIPAIKAKIDTGARTSALHAFDIKTSHYENQNRVHFSIHPVQGNTKIVIQCHAPIVDERYIMSSSGHKELRCVILTKLVLGDITQEIQLTLSDRDPLRFRMLLGREALSKNLIINPGRSLCLGRVTKHELRTIYHYPK